One genomic window of Branchiostoma lanceolatum isolate klBraLanc5 chromosome 5, klBraLanc5.hap2, whole genome shotgun sequence includes the following:
- the LOC136435921 gene encoding sodium-dependent lysophosphatidylcholine symporter 1-A-like, whose amino-acid sequence MTDVTKTRKPLSVVTKLCYGIGGIGPDVIFLVFGAYTSTFLVQVAQKNGYMISSAALCLVTLAGSLTVAFGTTERKDISSTSGGEGDAKSLLRTLKTVLTFRPNVYLLLAYCCIQAAVSITHGAIALYVEYSLDREDQIENVILASMVSSALAMPVVAFVVSKIGKKTCYLCSQLVAIPLFIGLQFVPRGSLAVYAIVIGLGFSSGAHFFIPWTLMSDIIEDCYLQTKERLDTAFFAVLFSTNSVGITVGLITATVGLEIGGYEIGSCFQPESVGSAMRTLLSIFTSALVFVGVLFIWKFPITEERQKEIMEAVKKRKLASASQHDASQPNGSLSDMNQEVLIPEETSSSIPNGLQEEDKLVSSDTDLSVLSVCKESAV is encoded by the exons ATGACGGATGTAACCAAGACCAGGAAACCCCTGTCTGTCGTGACGAAGTTGTGTTACGGGATAGGAGGTATTGGTCCTGATGTCATTTTCCTGGTTTTTGGGGCCTACACGAGCACCTTCCTGGTTCAAGTGGCACAG AAAAATGGCTACATGATCTCTTCGGCAGCTTTGTGCCTTGTGACGCTGGCCGGCTCGTTAACGGTTGCCTTTGGAACAACCGAGAGAAAAG atATTTCAAGTACATCCGGTGGAGAAGGTGACGCGAAATCCCTACTCAGGACCTTGAAGACCGTGCTAACGTTTCGCCCCAACGTCTATCTTCTTTTGGCGTATTGCTGTATCCAAGCAGCTGTGTCT ATAACACATGGCGCAATCGCCCTCTACGTTGAGTACAGTTTGGATCGGGAAGACCAGATAGAGAACGTCATTCTAGCTTCCATG GTGTCATCAGCGCTAGCCATGCCTGTTGTTGCTTTCGTCGTATCCAAAATTGGGAAGAAGACTTGCTACTTATGTTCTCAGCTG GTCGCTATCCCGCTCTTCATTGGCCTTCAGTTTGTGCCCAGAGGCAGCTTGGCTGTTTATGCTATTGTCATTGGCCTCGGCTTCTCATCGGGGGCCCACTTCTTCATACCGTG gacCCTTATGAGTGACATCATAGAGGACTGCTATCTCCAGACCAAGGAGCGACTGGACACCGCCTTCTTCGCCGTTTTGTTCTCTACAAATAGCGTCGGCATCACCGTTGGACTGATAACGGCCACCGTCGGGCTCGA AATCGGAGGCTACGAAATAGGATCCTGTTTTCAGCCTGAAAGCGTCGGAAGCGCCATGCGGACCTTGCTGTCGATCTTCACTTCAGCCCTGGTCTTCGTGGGTGTGTTGTTTATATGGAAATTCCCCATCACAGAGGAAAGGCAGAAAGAAATCATGGAGGCTGTCAAGAAACG GAAACTTGCAAGCGCCTCTCAACATGACGCAAGCCAACCAAACGGAAGCCTGTCCGATATGAATCAAGAGGTTCTCATACCCGAAGAGACTTCAAGTTCAATACCAAACGGCCTGCAAGAGGAGGACAAACTTGTTTCTTCAGATACTGACTTGTCTGTACTTTCAGTTTGCAAAGAATCAGCGGTTTGA
- the LOC136435597 gene encoding probable carboxypeptidase S-like 2 yields MFGTGVEARMLEYVATEMTLPYRMLSSNLWLFSPLVAWVYSKKPQTNAMARTTTALTRFNAGVKDNVISPEAVAVIDHRIHPTSSVEEVMEFDLKVINDPRVNVKVKNSRPPAPISPYGKDSPAYMMLQETIQQIYPDALVTPTFMVATTDTGHYWNLSNAIYRFSPYVMTPSDLARLHGVNERISVKDYERVMNFYYHLIVNMDKPLETKRHGHEDEL; encoded by the exons ATGTTCGGCACGGGTGTCGAAGCCCGGATGTTAGAGTACGTTGCCACGGAGATGACCTTGCCGTACCGGATGTTGTCGTCCAATCTGTGGCTCTTCTCCCCATTGGTCGCTTGGGTGTACTCAAAGAAGCCACAAACCAACGCGATGGCTCGGACGACCACCGCTCTAACACGTTTTAACGCTGGAGTCAAGGACAACGTCATCTCACCGGAGGCCGTGGCCGTGATAGACCACCGGATACATCCAACGTCAAGTGTTGAAGAAGTGATGGAATTTGACCTAAAGGTCATCAATGACCCCAGGGTCAATGTCAAGGTCAAAAACAGCCGACCACCTGCACCGATTTCACCCTACGGGAAGGATTCTCCAGCTTACATGATGTTACAAGAGACTATACAgcag ATCTACCCGGATGCCCTGGTGACCCCCACATTCATGGTTGCCACCACGGACACAGGCCACTACTGGAACCTCAGCAACGCCATCTACCGGTTCAGCCCATATGTCATGACGCCATCCGATCTCGCGAGACTGCACGGTGTGAACGAGAGAATCTCTGTGAAGGATTACGAGAGGGTCATGAACTTTTACTATCACCTCATCGTGAATATGGATAAACCTTTGGAAACAAAAAGGCATGGGCATGAAGACGAGTTATAG